Within the Cyanobacteria bacterium QS_8_64_29 genome, the region TATACCAATTACGAATAATATTGCACTGCTTTGGCGGAGCGGACCGCTTGGCGGATGAACTTCCAATTGGTGAGCGAGCGGATGGTCTGCTCCGAGAGCTGGTTGAGCTGCTGGAACAGCCACTGCTGCAGCTCTGGCAGCGTCGCGAAGTTCGGACTGGGCTTCGTGCGCCAGCTCCTACAGCGCGATCCCGAGGCTTGCATCCACGCTACCTACCACCGTGTCGAAGCGGCAGCCGAGTTGTTTGCCTTGGCCGAAACCCACGGGCCACGGCTGCGCTGCCTGCCCATGGATGTTACCGACGAGGCCCAAATCGCGGCGGCGGTCCGCCAGCTGCAGTCGGTTACCGATCGCCTCCATTTGACTGTCAACTGCATTGGCATCCTGCACGCGGGCGAGCTGCAACCAGAAAAGGGGCTGCGGCAGCTCGATGCGGACAAGCTCCTGCGCTACTTCCAGATCAACAGCCTCAGCGGGGCCCTGCTGGCCAAGTACCTGCTGCCGCTGCTGCGCCACGACCGGCGCAACGTCTTTGCCAGCCTCTCGGCCAAGATTGGCAGTATTGGCGACAACCAGCTCGGGGGCTGGTACGGCTACCGCGCCTCCAAAGCCGCGCTCAACATGCTGCTGCGCACGGCAGCCATTGAGTTCGGGCGCAAGAGCCCGCAAACCATCGTCGTGGCGCTGCACCCCGGCACCACCGATACGCCGCTCTCCCAGCCGTTTCAGCGCCACGTGCCGGCCGAACAGTTGTTCCCAGTGGAGCGAACGGTGCGGCAGCTGCTGGGCATTATTGATGGGCTAGGCCCCGAGGATAGCGGGCAGTTCTTTCACTGGGATGGCACTCGCTTGCCCTGGTAGCCCGCCATGCCCTACGCGTTTCCAGACGATTTGACCTTTCGCACCTAAAAGCGCACGCCCGCTCCCGTCCCCCTCGATGTCTGAGCTGCCCCAACGGGGGCGTTAAAATCTTTAAAGCAGCCGCTTGAAGCACTGCCATGCCCGGCGCTCAAGGCACGCTCTGGGACCGCTTTTTGGCCCCGGTGGTCCGCTCGCTCATCGACGAAGAGGCCCTGCGGCGGTTCTACGAAAGCGTTGATTGGGAGGCCGAGAGTGCGCGCTTGGGCAACCCCAACCTGAGCTATCCGGACTATTACCGCAGCGCCAACTTTCACGGCATTGAGGGGGGCTACTGCAACCCCCAAGCCGCCGTCACCTACGATGCCATTACCCAGTACGCCGTCCCGCCCAACGAGCAATGGGTGCGGCAGGAAGCGATCGACACCCTTGCCGGGCAACCGCAGCGCATTCTGGATTTGGGCTGCGGCACAGGGTCAATGGCGCTGATGCTGCAACGCCAGTTCCCCCAAGCTGAGGTCATGGGACTGGACCTGTCACCCTACATGCTGGTGGTGGCCGAGCACAAAGCGCACCAAGCCAACGCGAGCGTGCGCTGGTACCACGGCAAGGCTGAGGCCACGGGCTTGCCCAATGGCAGCCTCGATTTGGTAACAGCGGCCCTGCTGTTCCACGAGACGCCCCCCGCCATTGCCTGCACCATCTTGCAAGAAGGGCTGCGCCTGCTGCGGCCCGGCGGCGAGTTCCTGGTCCTTGACGGCCACCAAGCGCACTTGCAGCAGGCCGATTGGGTGATGGATGTTTTTGAGGAGCCCTACATCCGGGACTACGCGGCGGGCGATTGCGAGGCCTGGATGGCGGCTGCCGGCTTTGAAGCGGTCGGCACCCACGAGATTTGGTGGATCCACCAAGCAACCCGTGGGGTCAAACCGCTACCGGCTCGCCAAGCGCGCCCGCACCCAGGTACAGCAACGGCTCCCGAGTGGCCCGATGCGTCCGCACCGGCATGACGCTGCAAGCCGTCCTATTCGATCTCAACGGCACCATTGCCAACACCGACGGGCTCCACCAGCCGATCGTCGAGCAGCTCCTGCTGGCGCAGAACCTGCGGCTAGAGGCCGGCGAGTACCGCGCGCTCTGCCCGGACCGCAGCGATCGCGCGTGCCTGAGCGCGCTGCTGGCGCGCCGCGGGCGCAGCACCACTGCCGATGGGCTGGATGGGTTGCTGGCGGCCAAAAGCGCCGCCCTGGACGAGGCGCTCCGGCAGCAG harbors:
- a CDS encoding cell-cell signaling protein, which encodes MVCSESWLSCWNSHCCSSGSVAKFGLGFVRQLLQRDPEACIHATYHRVEAAAELFALAETHGPRLRCLPMDVTDEAQIAAAVRQLQSVTDRLHLTVNCIGILHAGELQPEKGLRQLDADKLLRYFQINSLSGALLAKYLLPLLRHDRRNVFASLSAKIGSIGDNQLGGWYGYRASKAALNMLLRTAAIEFGRKSPQTIVVALHPGTTDTPLSQPFQRHVPAEQLFPVERTVRQLLGIIDGLGPEDSGQFFHWDGTRLPW
- a CDS encoding methyltransferase type 11 codes for the protein MPGAQGTLWDRFLAPVVRSLIDEEALRRFYESVDWEAESARLGNPNLSYPDYYRSANFHGIEGGYCNPQAAVTYDAITQYAVPPNEQWVRQEAIDTLAGQPQRILDLGCGTGSMALMLQRQFPQAEVMGLDLSPYMLVVAEHKAHQANASVRWYHGKAEATGLPNGSLDLVTAALLFHETPPAIACTILQEGLRLLRPGGEFLVLDGHQAHLQQADWVMDVFEEPYIRDYAAGDCEAWMAAAGFEAVGTHEIWWIHQATRGVKPLPARQARPHPGTATAPEWPDASAPA